A single genomic interval of Terriglobus albidus harbors:
- a CDS encoding polyprenyl synthetase family protein, with the protein MSDLQIATAKEVFDLLRDDLAAIEREFVSQSQSQVEVITEIGRYLIAGGGKRIRPLLLLLSAKALGFEGDSRIRLGSVVEMLHTATLVHDDIIDEADTRRGRPSSNTTWGNSKCVLAGDWLYMQAFNVALQEQNFHILDLLISLTQQMVEGELLQMQKLGHLINEEEYFDLIFRKTACLFKVSMQLGATLAGAPDAIEAQLGEYGRNLGLAFQIIDDVLDLTATESTLGKPVASDLREGKATLAVIHALERGTGADREAIRTVLADRSFQRVTHSQILEILGRHGSLEYAHDTARAYAEAARLSIADLPDTDAKRALLWVPAYVVDRDR; encoded by the coding sequence GTGAGTGATTTGCAGATAGCGACGGCGAAAGAGGTCTTCGACCTGCTGCGTGACGATCTTGCCGCCATTGAGCGGGAGTTCGTCTCACAGTCGCAATCCCAGGTGGAAGTCATCACCGAGATCGGCCGCTATCTCATCGCCGGCGGCGGCAAGCGTATCCGCCCACTGCTGCTGCTACTCAGCGCCAAGGCCCTCGGCTTCGAGGGCGATTCGCGCATCCGGCTGGGATCGGTGGTCGAGATGCTGCACACCGCCACCCTGGTCCACGACGACATCATCGACGAGGCGGACACCCGCCGCGGCCGCCCCAGCTCCAACACCACATGGGGAAACTCCAAATGCGTCCTGGCCGGCGACTGGCTCTATATGCAGGCCTTCAACGTGGCGCTGCAGGAGCAGAACTTCCATATCCTCGACCTGCTGATTTCACTGACCCAGCAGATGGTCGAAGGTGAGCTGCTGCAGATGCAGAAGCTGGGCCACCTGATCAACGAGGAAGAGTACTTCGACCTGATCTTCCGCAAAACCGCCTGCCTCTTCAAGGTCTCCATGCAGCTCGGCGCGACTCTCGCTGGCGCTCCGGACGCGATTGAAGCCCAGCTCGGCGAGTACGGCCGCAATCTCGGCCTGGCCTTCCAGATCATCGACGATGTGCTGGACCTGACCGCGACCGAGTCGACCCTGGGCAAGCCTGTCGCCAGCGACCTTCGCGAAGGCAAGGCCACCCTGGCCGTGATCCACGCCCTGGAGCGTGGCACCGGGGCCGACCGCGAAGCCATCCGCACGGTACTGGCCGACCGCAGCTTCCAGCGCGTCACGCATTCACAGATTCTGGAGATCCTCGGACGGCACGGCTCGCTCGAGTACGCACACGACACCGCCCGCGCCTACGCCGAGGCGGCTCGGCTCTCCATCGCCGACCTGCCCGACACCGACGCCAAGCGCGCTCTGCTATGGGTGCCGGCTTACGTCGTCGACCGCGACCGGTAA
- a CDS encoding YajQ family cyclic di-GMP-binding protein, giving the protein MAGENSFDVVSKVDIQEVRNAIEQALKEVKARFDLKDAKGEITLEGQDVIQTAAADEYKLKAVSEILQQKLVKRGISLKNLNFEKIEQGSHGSARQKIKLQQGIPSEKAKQIVALIKDSKKKAQASIQGDTVRIASKDRDVLQEVIALLRGKDLGIDLQFTNYRSN; this is encoded by the coding sequence ATGGCAGGCGAGAACTCGTTTGATGTTGTCAGCAAAGTAGATATCCAGGAAGTACGAAACGCCATTGAACAGGCGTTGAAAGAAGTAAAGGCCCGCTTCGATCTGAAGGACGCCAAGGGTGAGATCACCCTTGAAGGTCAGGACGTGATCCAGACCGCCGCCGCAGACGAGTACAAGCTGAAGGCGGTCAGCGAGATTCTGCAGCAGAAGCTGGTCAAGCGCGGCATCTCCCTTAAGAACCTGAACTTCGAAAAGATCGAGCAGGGCTCGCACGGATCTGCCCGGCAGAAGATCAAGCTGCAGCAGGGCATCCCCTCCGAGAAGGCCAAGCAGATCGTCGCCCTGATCAAGGATTCCAAGAAGAAGGCCCAGGCCTCCATTCAGGGCGATACGGTCCGCATCGCCTCCAAGGACCGCGACGTGCTGCAGGAGGTCATCGCGCTGCTGCGCGGCAAAGACCTCGGCATCGATCTGCAGTTCACCAACTATCGTTCGAACTAG